The Paenibacillus sophorae genome has a segment encoding these proteins:
- a CDS encoding sulfurtransferase: protein MDSVVSTRWLLARMYEPELVIADCRFLLSDPEAGRSAYLKDHIPGAVYLHLEEQLSAPVGPHGGRHPLPEPAALASVLGQAGINRDSIVVAYDDQGGAFASRLWWMLRYLGHDKVFVMDEGYSAWKAADFPVSDSQPFRVPTTYEPEVHPEMLASVEEVRKYSQDGGPSVPLLIDSREPRRYAGLEESIDAKAGHIPGAVNRFWKDVLDEQGRWKDAAALKEKFADIDPSREVIVYCGSGVTACPNVLALQRAGYDKVRLYAGSWSDWISYEENPVATGEE, encoded by the coding sequence ATGGATTCCGTCGTTTCCACCCGCTGGCTGCTGGCCCGGATGTATGAACCCGAGCTGGTCATTGCGGATTGCCGCTTTCTGCTGTCCGATCCCGAAGCGGGACGCAGCGCCTACCTGAAAGATCATATTCCTGGAGCCGTTTATTTGCATTTGGAGGAGCAATTATCCGCCCCTGTCGGCCCACATGGGGGCCGCCATCCCTTGCCGGAACCTGCTGCGCTCGCATCTGTGCTGGGCCAAGCGGGCATTAACCGTGACAGCATCGTCGTCGCTTACGATGACCAGGGCGGCGCATTCGCTTCCAGACTGTGGTGGATGCTGCGCTACTTGGGTCACGACAAAGTTTTTGTTATGGATGAAGGCTACTCGGCGTGGAAGGCGGCGGATTTTCCGGTAAGCGATAGCCAGCCTTTCCGAGTTCCAACCACGTACGAGCCAGAGGTCCATCCGGAAATGCTGGCAAGTGTAGAGGAAGTCCGAAAATATTCGCAGGATGGTGGCCCTTCCGTTCCGCTGTTGATCGACTCGCGTGAGCCGCGCCGCTATGCCGGTCTCGAAGAATCGATCGACGCCAAGGCTGGGCATATCCCGGGCGCGGTCAACCGGTTCTGGAAGGATGTCCTTGACGAGCAGGGCCGATGGAAAGACGCCGCCGCGCTGAAAGAGAAGTTTGCCGACATCGATCCCAGCCGCGAAGTCATCGTCTACTGCGGCTCCGGCGTTACCGCCTGCCCGAATGTGCTTGCTCTTCAGAGAGCTGGATACGATAAGGTGCGGCTGTATGCCGGGAGTTGGAGCGACTGGATCAGCTATGAGGAGAATCCGGTAGCGACTGGAGAGGAATAA
- a CDS encoding iron-containing alcohol dehydrogenase: protein MNPFEFNNPTKILFGRGQVEEIKNEIPSYGRRVLLLYGGGSIKKNGLYDQVIKALSEITDVHVVELSGVEPNPRLTTVNKGIDLIKENNLDFILAIGGGSVIDCAKAISVGVYYKGDVWDIVTNKATATKAVPIGTILTISATGSEVNSGSVITNWEEKDKRFFVSDLTFPKFSVLDPENTFSVPKNQTVYGMVDIMSHVFEQYFHASSNAPLQERFGESILQTTMEVAPKLINDLNNYDYREVIMLNASLALNGILSMGVQTDWATHLIEHAVSAVHDIPHGGGLAILFPNWMEFVASKRPEKVAQLGIRVFGIDAKDKNDSDVATETIQKLREFWSSLGAPEKLSDYGIDSTEIDLMIERAMVAETLGSYVPLNKNDVETILRKSL, encoded by the coding sequence ATGAATCCCTTTGAATTTAATAATCCTACCAAAATCCTTTTTGGACGCGGGCAAGTCGAAGAAATTAAAAATGAAATTCCATCCTATGGACGGCGGGTTTTGCTTCTATATGGGGGTGGAAGTATTAAAAAGAATGGGCTGTACGATCAAGTGATTAAAGCCCTGTCTGAAATTACAGATGTTCATGTGGTGGAACTGAGCGGAGTGGAACCCAATCCGCGATTAACAACGGTGAATAAGGGAATTGACCTTATCAAAGAAAATAATTTGGATTTTATTCTTGCTATTGGTGGCGGAAGCGTAATTGATTGTGCAAAAGCTATCTCTGTAGGCGTCTACTACAAAGGCGACGTATGGGATATTGTAACGAATAAGGCAACAGCGACAAAAGCCGTTCCTATCGGTACTATTTTGACTATCTCTGCGACAGGATCAGAAGTCAACAGCGGTTCGGTCATTACGAATTGGGAAGAAAAGGATAAACGATTTTTTGTCTCCGATCTTACCTTCCCTAAGTTCAGTGTTCTGGATCCGGAAAACACTTTTTCCGTACCCAAGAACCAGACGGTCTACGGCATGGTAGACATTATGTCCCATGTTTTCGAGCAATACTTTCATGCTTCCTCCAATGCTCCGCTGCAAGAACGGTTCGGTGAATCCATCCTGCAGACAACTATGGAAGTTGCGCCCAAGTTGATTAATGATCTCAATAATTACGATTACCGCGAAGTCATTATGCTCAACGCATCATTAGCTTTAAATGGCATTCTATCGATGGGTGTGCAGACAGATTGGGCGACCCATCTGATCGAGCATGCGGTCTCAGCTGTTCATGACATTCCTCATGGCGGCGGATTAGCAATCTTGTTCCCTAATTGGATGGAATTTGTCGCTTCCAAGAGACCGGAAAAAGTGGCTCAATTAGGGATTCGCGTTTTTGGAATTGATGCCAAAGACAAAAATGACTCTGATGTGGCGACAGAGACGATTCAAAAATTGCGTGAGTTTTGGAGTTCGCTAGGGGCGCCTGAGAAACTTTCCGATTATGGAATCGATAGTACAGAAATTGATTTAATGATTGAAAGAGCAATGGTGGCCGAAACCCTAGGAAGTTATGTCCCTTTAAATAAAAACGATGTGGAGACTATTTTAAGAAAATCATTGTAA
- a CDS encoding SDR family NAD(P)-dependent oxidoreductase has translation MELNLKNKLVLITGSTAGIGKGTAVSFLKEGAKVIINGRSEENVKATVKELSALGTVYGIAADVADNAECEKLINKVNEIGDLDVLINNTGVFTVKPFVDVTDEEWLEYYQINLMSAVRLSRAFLPKMIERNAGRIINVASEAGIKPYPELIPYGISKTSLITLSRGLAEVAKGTNVTINSVLPGPTWTEGFGTFITDLAKENGKDLDTFIKDYFKYDQPTSLIQRYATVEEVADTIVFLASDKASAINGAAQRVEGGIIQSIL, from the coding sequence ATGGAATTGAACTTGAAAAATAAATTAGTTCTTATTACAGGATCGACGGCGGGGATTGGTAAAGGAACAGCCGTAAGCTTTTTGAAAGAAGGCGCCAAAGTTATTATTAACGGTCGCTCTGAAGAAAATGTTAAAGCAACGGTTAAAGAACTCTCCGCACTCGGAACGGTTTATGGAATTGCCGCAGACGTTGCCGATAATGCGGAATGCGAGAAACTCATCAATAAAGTGAACGAAATCGGAGATTTGGATGTCTTGATTAATAATACGGGTGTTTTTACCGTAAAGCCTTTTGTTGATGTGACGGATGAGGAATGGCTGGAATACTACCAAATTAATCTGATGAGCGCTGTTCGTTTATCCAGAGCATTCCTGCCCAAGATGATTGAACGCAATGCGGGACGAATCATTAACGTTGCAAGTGAAGCCGGAATTAAACCCTATCCCGAACTTATTCCGTATGGTATATCTAAAACTTCGCTCATTACGCTTTCAAGAGGTTTGGCGGAAGTGGCCAAAGGAACAAATGTAACGATCAACTCGGTTCTCCCAGGACCGACGTGGACGGAAGGATTCGGCACTTTCATTACAGATCTGGCTAAAGAGAATGGAAAAGATCTGGATACTTTTATCAAAGATTACTTTAAGTATGACCAGCCGACTTCTCTGATTCAGCGTTATGCCACAGTCGAGGAAGTAGCAGATACCATTGTATTCCTTGCATCCGATAAAGCATCAGCCATCAACGGTGCGGCTCAAAGAGTTGAAGGCGGGATTATCCAAAGCATTTTGTAA
- a CDS encoding multidrug effflux MFS transporter, which yields MSLTQNDKRLRLVLLLGAFSALGPLTIDMYLPSFPEIAADFGARASLVQLSLTACLIGLGLGQIIMGPLSDVHGRRKPIIISLILYLIASFVCAVSPNIIYFIAARFVQGFAASAGIVISRAIIRDVYSGPELTKFFSLLMLVNNMFPLIAPVAGSGVISFTTWVGVFVVLGTVGLALVILATLNLKETLPAQNRISGNFGELIRGIRTLLKDREFTGYALAQGIMIGGVFAYVSGTPFIYQNIYGASPQLFAILFGSNGISLIIGSQIVGRFTHVISERRFLCFGLLLSGASSLAALLVILLNGPLLALVIPLFFFVASIGTTSTASFSLAMESQSHMAGSASALLGLLPFLLGACTSPLVGIAGEYTAVPMGVIILSTSLLAILAYFGLAHKSQTSYSPCS from the coding sequence ATGTCTTTAACACAAAATGATAAACGGCTTAGACTTGTTTTGCTGTTAGGCGCTTTTTCGGCACTGGGTCCTCTTACAATCGATATGTATTTGCCTTCATTTCCTGAAATCGCTGCTGATTTTGGCGCCCGTGCTTCTCTGGTGCAGCTTAGTCTAACTGCTTGCCTAATAGGCTTAGGTCTGGGTCAAATCATTATGGGCCCTTTGAGTGACGTTCATGGAAGACGCAAGCCCATAATAATCTCACTTATTCTCTACTTGATCGCTTCATTTGTCTGCGCGGTCTCACCAAATATCATATATTTCATAGCAGCACGCTTTGTTCAAGGCTTTGCCGCCTCTGCAGGAATTGTTATTTCTCGGGCTATCATCCGCGATGTTTATAGCGGACCGGAACTCACCAAGTTTTTTTCACTGCTCATGTTAGTGAATAATATGTTTCCCTTAATTGCACCAGTGGCAGGAAGCGGCGTAATATCCTTTACTACATGGGTGGGTGTTTTTGTAGTCTTGGGTACTGTTGGATTGGCGTTAGTTATCCTTGCAACCTTGAACCTTAAAGAGACCTTGCCTGCTCAGAATCGAATTTCAGGCAACTTTGGTGAACTGATTAGAGGTATTCGAACCTTGCTAAAAGATCGTGAGTTTACCGGATACGCGCTGGCACAAGGGATTATGATCGGAGGGGTATTCGCTTATGTATCAGGGACTCCTTTTATCTACCAGAATATTTACGGTGCCTCTCCACAGCTGTTTGCAATTTTATTCGGATCGAATGGAATAAGCTTAATTATCGGTTCTCAAATCGTTGGACGCTTTACCCATGTGATCTCGGAGCGGCGATTCTTGTGTTTTGGATTGCTGTTATCCGGGGCGTCCAGCCTTGCGGCCTTACTTGTGATTCTTTTGAACGGCCCATTACTAGCATTAGTTATTCCGCTTTTCTTTTTTGTCGCATCTATCGGTACAACTTCAACAGCTTCCTTCTCTCTAGCGATGGAGTCACAAAGTCATATGGCAGGGAGTGCATCTGCGCTTCTTGGATTACTGCCTTTTCTGCTGGGAGCATGCACCTCTCCATTGGTTGGCATTGCCGGTGAATATACTGCAGTCCCAATGGGTGTTATTATCTTGTCGACCAGTTTATTGGCGATCCTTGCTTACTTTGGTCTTGCACATAAATCCCAAACAAGCTATTCTCCGTGCTCTTAA
- a CDS encoding LysR family transcriptional regulator, producing the protein MEWQQLEYFEATARLQHMTLVAQTLNITQPALSRSIARLETELGIPLFEREGRSIRLNRYGQLFLSHIERILEEYRMAKDEIDALLNPSQGEVSLGFLHTLGIHHIPDLIGKFRRTHPHTRFQLYQSSTQHLLEQLISGEIDLCMASPQDANLRMRWAGLWSEELFIAVPAGHRLAGSSQVALCEIGQEPLISFKEGYGLRIITDNLLQESGISPPIVFEGEDVDTVAGLVAAGLGVAILPKYSGLDQEELFWVSIEDQSCRREIGIAWMEDRFLSPAAERFKQFVLDYYSKEQCGYI; encoded by the coding sequence GTGGAATGGCAGCAGCTCGAATATTTTGAAGCAACCGCGCGTTTGCAGCACATGACGTTGGTGGCTCAGACGCTTAACATTACGCAGCCGGCTCTAAGCCGGTCCATCGCCAGACTTGAGACGGAGCTTGGCATTCCGCTTTTTGAAAGGGAGGGGCGGTCGATCCGGCTTAACCGCTATGGCCAGCTTTTTCTAAGCCATATTGAACGTATTCTTGAGGAATACCGGATGGCCAAGGATGAGATTGACGCTCTGCTGAATCCGTCGCAAGGAGAAGTCTCTCTGGGGTTTCTGCACACGCTAGGAATTCACCACATCCCAGATTTAATCGGCAAGTTTCGGCGTACTCATCCCCATACCCGGTTTCAGCTTTATCAGAGCAGCACACAGCATCTTCTGGAACAACTCATCTCCGGCGAGATTGATCTGTGCATGGCTTCGCCTCAGGATGCCAACTTGCGTATGCGCTGGGCCGGATTGTGGTCGGAGGAATTATTCATAGCGGTGCCAGCCGGACATCGGCTTGCAGGTTCATCGCAGGTGGCGTTGTGCGAAATAGGTCAGGAACCTTTGATCTCTTTTAAAGAGGGGTACGGACTACGCATCATAACCGATAATCTGCTGCAAGAGTCGGGCATATCTCCGCCTATCGTTTTTGAGGGGGAAGATGTCGATACCGTCGCCGGGCTGGTCGCCGCGGGACTTGGCGTTGCCATTTTGCCAAAATACAGCGGATTGGATCAGGAAGAGTTATTCTGGGTGTCAATAGAAGACCAATCCTGCCGCAGAGAAATAGGAATCGCGTGGATGGAAGACCGGTTTCTGTCCCCGGCGGCAGAACGGTTCAAACAATTTGTGCTGGACTATTATTCGAAGGAACAATGCGGATATATATAA
- a CDS encoding acyltransferase family protein, producing the protein MYYLDNLRVFLTMLVIVFHTSIAYGGSGSWYFEDVDKSQLNATMVILTIFTAVCQAFFMALFFFISGYFTPKSYDRKGPFRFLSDRLLRLGIPMVLYMLWIGPSTIYLAEYRHEQTYTEFFRESILHFKIINFGPLWFAEALIYFAFFYVLYLMIFKKSEDASARSIAFPTGARLLGFALGSGLAAFLTRFIFPLGTGPMELQLGYFPLYILLFIAGILAYRHNWLEQIPSLLSKIWLRTALILIPVFPLLLILTGALNGNLTYSGGFHLQAFLYAMWEPFICFGICLGLLFLFRRRMNKASRIMERLAKLAFTAYIIHPVVVVSCTLVMHHVDLAPLLKLIIVAPVSVVLTFAASQVIYKIPYASRIL; encoded by the coding sequence ATGTATTATCTCGATAATCTTCGTGTTTTTCTGACTATGCTTGTCATCGTCTTTCATACGTCTATCGCATATGGCGGATCTGGGTCTTGGTATTTTGAGGATGTAGATAAATCCCAATTAAATGCAACGATGGTCATTCTGACTATTTTCACGGCGGTTTGCCAAGCTTTCTTTATGGCGCTGTTCTTTTTCATATCTGGTTACTTTACGCCAAAATCGTATGACCGAAAAGGGCCATTCCGATTTTTGTCTGACCGCTTGCTACGGTTAGGCATTCCCATGGTGCTCTATATGTTATGGATAGGCCCTTCTACCATTTATCTTGCCGAATATCGGCATGAACAAACGTATACTGAATTTTTCCGGGAATCTATATTGCACTTTAAGATTATTAATTTCGGACCCCTCTGGTTCGCGGAGGCGTTGATTTATTTCGCTTTTTTCTATGTGCTTTACCTTATGATTTTCAAAAAAAGTGAAGACGCCTCAGCACGTTCCATCGCTTTCCCGACAGGAGCAAGGCTTTTGGGATTCGCGCTTGGAAGCGGGCTCGCCGCTTTCCTTACTCGGTTTATATTTCCGTTGGGCACGGGTCCCATGGAACTGCAGCTGGGTTATTTTCCATTATACATACTGCTCTTCATTGCCGGCATCTTGGCCTATCGCCATAACTGGCTTGAACAAATTCCGTCTTTGCTCAGCAAAATATGGCTGCGTACTGCCCTCATACTGATTCCGGTTTTCCCCCTGCTGCTCATTTTGACGGGAGCGTTGAACGGTAATCTCACGTACAGCGGCGGGTTTCATCTTCAGGCTTTCCTCTATGCGATGTGGGAACCGTTTATCTGCTTCGGCATCTGCCTGGGGCTGCTTTTTTTGTTTCGACGCCGGATGAACAAGGCTTCCAGGATTATGGAAAGGTTGGCGAAGCTGGCCTTCACGGCTTATATCATTCACCCTGTTGTCGTCGTGAGCTGTACGCTGGTTATGCATCATGTAGACCTGGCTCCGCTACTTAAGCTTATTATTGTCGCACCCGTTTCCGTAGTTCTCACCTTTGCCGCATCACAGGTTATTTACAAAATCCCTTATGCAAGCAGGATCTTGTAA
- a CDS encoding MFS transporter, with translation MNVIEIGSSDHRRASASMLMGSIVVFAVLYSPQPLISLFSKEYHISPATAGASISLATIGLGIGLILISALSSALERKKLMSLSLLLTSFLTVLSAFCHQFTIFLIIRFLEGVCISGFPSIAMAYLNEEFHSKDIGRVMGSYIAGTAIGGFVGRIVIGALTDLFDWQIAMMILGMISLLLSLSFWMYLPESRNFHSHRQSFKLWKTGMIGNLLHKRLIMLFITGFLLMGVYIMILDYIGYPLTSKPYYLSQTVFGFLFVVNLVGTWSSVWFGKLADHHPRSQIIAIAIAIFATGTLFTLIPNLAVKILGVALVAFGFFAGHSIASGWVGLVADSEHKAQASSLYLLFYYGGSSVVGWSGGLFLHHLGWTGLVYYACVLLAAAIVVSSLAGGAIHLRRLQLK, from the coding sequence ATGAACGTGATCGAAATCGGAAGCTCTGACCATCGCAGGGCTTCGGCAAGCATGTTGATGGGAAGCATTGTAGTTTTCGCTGTTTTATACAGCCCGCAGCCGCTGATCAGTCTCTTTTCCAAGGAATATCATATTTCGCCGGCAACGGCGGGAGCCTCTATTTCCCTCGCCACAATCGGTCTGGGTATCGGCCTCATTCTGATTTCTGCGCTATCCAGTGCTCTGGAGAGAAAAAAATTAATGAGCTTATCCCTGCTGCTGACATCCTTCCTAACGGTTTTATCCGCTTTTTGTCATCAATTTACCATATTTCTGATCATCCGGTTCTTGGAAGGCGTCTGTATTTCAGGGTTCCCCTCAATTGCGATGGCGTATCTAAATGAAGAATTTCATTCGAAGGACATCGGGAGAGTCATGGGGAGCTACATTGCCGGAACGGCCATCGGCGGATTTGTCGGACGCATCGTTATCGGAGCATTAACCGACTTATTTGATTGGCAGATCGCGATGATGATTCTTGGTATGATAAGCTTGCTGCTCAGCCTCTCCTTCTGGATGTATCTTCCGGAATCGCGAAATTTCCATTCACACAGGCAGTCTTTTAAACTGTGGAAGACAGGGATGATCGGCAACTTGCTTCACAAGCGGCTGATCATGCTGTTCATCACCGGATTTTTGTTGATGGGCGTCTATATCATGATTCTGGACTATATCGGCTATCCGCTTACATCCAAGCCCTACTATTTAAGCCAAACCGTCTTCGGATTTCTGTTTGTCGTCAATTTGGTCGGAACATGGAGCTCCGTGTGGTTCGGCAAATTGGCGGATCATCATCCGCGTTCGCAAATCATCGCCATAGCGATCGCAATTTTTGCGACGGGGACACTGTTTACTCTGATTCCAAATTTGGCCGTCAAAATATTAGGAGTCGCTTTGGTCGCCTTTGGCTTTTTTGCCGGACATTCGATTGCAAGCGGATGGGTAGGATTGGTGGCGGATTCCGAGCACAAAGCGCAGGCCTCCTCTCTTTATTTGCTCTTTTATTACGGAGGTTCCAGCGTGGTCGGATGGTCGGGCGGCCTGTTTCTTCACCATTTAGGCTGGACTGGCCTGGTTTATTATGCCTGTGTTCTACTGGCAGCCGCTATTGTAGTTTCCTCGCTTGCGGGAGGAGCCATCCACCTGCGGCGTTTGCAGTTAAAGTAG
- a CDS encoding 2-hydroxyacyl-CoA dehydratase subunit D, translated as MSTILTSEAQEQLNHIRHSRDVVHAYSPAIQKLFNLVIDYVDDAEKAGRSGKKVIWAGVPWAMPLIYSTGAIPVAFSEVGRISGQEAITISEDHYQMPAETCSMVKATAGEWYLRKQAGSSITRIFGSSSACEPYNLAWEVMKKEGFDVYTSDVVYRAPGVNGERYEELVHYFVDEIREFNEWLTGTKEIDKDSLQREIIRKNYLMRRIREIMDLRLNHPFYVKSLGIMYLLNGLTHYFGKPEEYTEVLDSLVEELSQLEANEADQRRAIPLIWTGGNGQEFGIYDAIDNAGGALLGFVSSPYAKDYNEDIDPIESLARFQLESQMAGASIYRRHVIEQQIDKIGARGLILYGYLGCSFGSVTREMYREYFHNKGIPSINLEGTFQVGPPSGQILTRIRAFIEMLS; from the coding sequence ATGTCGACGATACTGACAAGCGAGGCCCAGGAACAGCTCAATCATATCCGCCACAGCCGGGATGTCGTTCATGCTTATTCGCCTGCGATCCAAAAGCTGTTCAATCTGGTCATCGATTATGTGGACGATGCGGAGAAAGCCGGACGTAGCGGCAAAAAAGTCATATGGGCCGGTGTGCCCTGGGCGATGCCGCTGATCTACTCTACCGGAGCCATCCCGGTCGCTTTCTCGGAGGTGGGCCGGATCAGCGGACAAGAAGCGATAACGATCTCGGAGGACCATTATCAGATGCCTGCCGAGACCTGCTCGATGGTCAAAGCAACCGCGGGCGAGTGGTATCTGCGGAAGCAGGCAGGCTCCTCAATCACACGTATTTTCGGTTCATCCTCCGCCTGCGAGCCGTACAACTTGGCTTGGGAAGTGATGAAGAAGGAAGGCTTCGACGTCTATACTAGCGATGTGGTCTACCGGGCGCCGGGGGTGAATGGTGAGCGTTACGAGGAGCTGGTCCATTATTTTGTGGACGAAATCCGGGAATTCAATGAATGGTTGACCGGAACTAAGGAGATTGATAAGGACAGCCTGCAGCGGGAGATTATCCGCAAGAACTATCTCATGCGCAGAATACGGGAAATCATGGACCTGCGGCTGAATCACCCGTTCTATGTAAAAAGCCTCGGAATCATGTATCTGCTGAACGGGCTTACCCATTACTTCGGCAAACCCGAAGAATATACCGAGGTTCTGGACAGTCTGGTTGAGGAGTTATCGCAGCTTGAGGCGAACGAGGCCGATCAAAGACGGGCCATTCCGCTGATCTGGACAGGAGGCAACGGACAGGAGTTCGGGATTTACGACGCCATTGATAATGCTGGCGGGGCGCTGCTCGGATTTGTAAGCTCACCTTATGCCAAGGATTATAACGAAGATATCGATCCGATCGAATCGCTCGCCCGCTTCCAGCTTGAGAGTCAGATGGCTGGAGCCTCGATCTACCGGCGTCACGTCATCGAGCAGCAGATTGACAAAATTGGCGCCCGCGGCCTGATTCTGTACGGGTACCTGGGCTGCTCGTTCGGCAGTGTCACCAGGGAGATGTACAGAGAGTATTTCCATAACAAAGGCATTCCGAGCATTAATCTGGAAGGAACTTTCCAGGTCGGACCGCCAAGCGGACAAATCCTAACCCGCATTAGAGCCTTTATCGAGATGTTGTCTTGA
- a CDS encoding putative quinol monooxygenase, with protein MSAISITAILQAKPGKEQLLHQELVKVVTPSRSEEGCIKYVLHQSIENNAVFVFYEIWKDEESINFHIETDHYKQFRRNIEDLIESRQVHRLREVN; from the coding sequence ATGAGCGCTATTTCTATTACAGCCATTCTTCAAGCAAAACCGGGAAAAGAGCAGCTTCTGCATCAAGAGTTAGTGAAAGTGGTAACACCTTCCAGATCGGAAGAAGGATGCATAAAGTATGTCCTTCATCAATCTATAGAAAATAATGCAGTTTTTGTGTTTTATGAAATCTGGAAAGATGAAGAGTCTATCAACTTCCATATTGAAACTGACCATTATAAGCAATTCCGGCGTAATATAGAGGATCTTATTGAGTCAAGGCAAGTACATCGATTGCGCGAAGTTAATTAA
- a CDS encoding PilZ domain-containing protein yields the protein MNQPIDCWLELPAGSTGPGAGKQTEGVLIDLSRSGCKVRSSLNLRFTSKDTRLIIHFKLNENMLRFTGSVRWGWMYGLGEYQYGVRLDLTAEEEEILTSELDLWTMSSGEEDS from the coding sequence ATGAATCAACCGATTGATTGCTGGCTGGAACTGCCGGCGGGCAGCACGGGTCCGGGTGCCGGAAAGCAGACCGAGGGTGTACTGATCGACCTCAGCCGTTCGGGCTGCAAGGTTCGCAGTTCATTAAACCTCCGGTTCACGTCTAAAGACACCAGGCTAATCATTCATTTTAAGTTGAACGAGAATATGCTTCGGTTCACAGGAAGCGTCCGCTGGGGCTGGATGTACGGTCTTGGCGAATACCAATACGGAGTCAGACTCGACTTAACCGCGGAAGAGGAAGAAATTCTGACGAGCGAGCTTGATCTCTGGACAATGTCTTCGGGCGAGGAAGACAGCTAG